In Nicotiana tabacum cultivar K326 chromosome 19, ASM71507v2, whole genome shotgun sequence, one DNA window encodes the following:
- the LOC107775982 gene encoding annexin D3-like isoform X1 — protein MGTLRIPDVIPSPTEDCESLMKAFKGKKRLATGCSMYIKGLGTNEKSVISVLGHRDASQRKKIRETYEQLYNRSLVDDIFDELSGDFGKAVIMWTYEPSERDARLANEALKSRKKTITQLQVIVEIACASSPDHLVAVRQAYCGLFNCSLEEDITANVPMPVQKILIGLVRSYRYVKELVDPSTANAEAAVLREALRTKQLDHDNFLMILSTRNVHQLRATFECYKQNYGFSIDQDIKSCGKGLLESILKVVIWCIDSPEKHFAEVVRASIVGIGTDEDSLTRAIVARAEVDMMKVRGEYFIANKTSLDNAVIGDTSGDYRKFLMTLLGAKV, from the exons ATGGGTACATTGAGAATACCAGATGTAATTCCTTCTCCTACTGAAGACTGTGAATCACTCATGAAAGCCTTCAAAG GCAAAAAGAGATTAGCTACTGGTTGTTCCATGTACATAAAAG GGCTGGGAACAAATGAGAAGTCAGTAATATCGGTGTTGGGGCACAGAGATGCAAGTCAGAGGAAGAAGATCAGAGAAACCTACGAGCAACTTTACAACAGGTCCCTTGTTGATGACATTTTTGATGAATTATCTGGTGATTTCGGG AAAGCTGTAATCATGTGGACATATGAGCCTTCTGAAAGAGATGCGAGACTAGCAAATGAAGCCTTGAAGTCGAGAAAGAAAACCATCACTCAGTTGCAAGTGATAGTAGAGATAGCCTGTGCGTCATCTCCTGATCATCTCGTCGCTGTAAGACAAGCATATTGTGGCCTCTTCAACTGTTCACTTGAAGAAGATATCACAGCAAATGTCCCTATGCCTGTTCAAAAG ATTCTTATTGGTCTAGTCAGGTCCTATAGATATGTTAAAGAATTGGTGGATCCTAGTACTGCAAATGCAGAAGCTGCTGTCCTTCGCGAAGCCCTACGGACAAAACAGTTGGATCATGACAATTTTCTGATGATACTCAGCACAAGGAATGTTCATCAGCTTAGAGCAACTTTTGAGTGCTACAAGCAAAATTATGGATTCTCCATTGACCAG GACATTAAGAGCTGTGGAAAAGGTCTGTTGGAATCTATTCTGAAGGTGGTTATCTGGTGCATTGATTCACCAGAGAAACATTTTGCTGAG GTTGTCAGAGCCTCGATTGTCGGGATAGGAACTGATGAGGATTCTCTAACAAGAGCCATTGTAGCTCGAGCTGAAGTTGATATGATGAAAGTAAGGGGAGAGTATTTCATCGCGAACAAGACCAGTCTTGATAATGCAGTTATTGGTGATACATCAGGTGATTACAGGAAGTTCCTGATGACACTGCTTGGTGCCAAAGTGTAG
- the LOC107775982 gene encoding annexin D3-like isoform X2 — MGTLRIPDVIPSPTEDCESLMKAFKGLGTNEKSVISVLGHRDASQRKKIRETYEQLYNRSLVDDIFDELSGDFGKAVIMWTYEPSERDARLANEALKSRKKTITQLQVIVEIACASSPDHLVAVRQAYCGLFNCSLEEDITANVPMPVQKILIGLVRSYRYVKELVDPSTANAEAAVLREALRTKQLDHDNFLMILSTRNVHQLRATFECYKQNYGFSIDQDIKSCGKGLLESILKVVIWCIDSPEKHFAEVVRASIVGIGTDEDSLTRAIVARAEVDMMKVRGEYFIANKTSLDNAVIGDTSGDYRKFLMTLLGAKV, encoded by the exons ATGGGTACATTGAGAATACCAGATGTAATTCCTTCTCCTACTGAAGACTGTGAATCACTCATGAAAGCCTTCAAAG GGCTGGGAACAAATGAGAAGTCAGTAATATCGGTGTTGGGGCACAGAGATGCAAGTCAGAGGAAGAAGATCAGAGAAACCTACGAGCAACTTTACAACAGGTCCCTTGTTGATGACATTTTTGATGAATTATCTGGTGATTTCGGG AAAGCTGTAATCATGTGGACATATGAGCCTTCTGAAAGAGATGCGAGACTAGCAAATGAAGCCTTGAAGTCGAGAAAGAAAACCATCACTCAGTTGCAAGTGATAGTAGAGATAGCCTGTGCGTCATCTCCTGATCATCTCGTCGCTGTAAGACAAGCATATTGTGGCCTCTTCAACTGTTCACTTGAAGAAGATATCACAGCAAATGTCCCTATGCCTGTTCAAAAG ATTCTTATTGGTCTAGTCAGGTCCTATAGATATGTTAAAGAATTGGTGGATCCTAGTACTGCAAATGCAGAAGCTGCTGTCCTTCGCGAAGCCCTACGGACAAAACAGTTGGATCATGACAATTTTCTGATGATACTCAGCACAAGGAATGTTCATCAGCTTAGAGCAACTTTTGAGTGCTACAAGCAAAATTATGGATTCTCCATTGACCAG GACATTAAGAGCTGTGGAAAAGGTCTGTTGGAATCTATTCTGAAGGTGGTTATCTGGTGCATTGATTCACCAGAGAAACATTTTGCTGAG GTTGTCAGAGCCTCGATTGTCGGGATAGGAACTGATGAGGATTCTCTAACAAGAGCCATTGTAGCTCGAGCTGAAGTTGATATGATGAAAGTAAGGGGAGAGTATTTCATCGCGAACAAGACCAGTCTTGATAATGCAGTTATTGGTGATACATCAGGTGATTACAGGAAGTTCCTGATGACACTGCTTGGTGCCAAAGTGTAG
- the LOC107775984 gene encoding annexin D4-like, translating to MAEANAYAALTKAFSGLGVDENLFISTLGNWNRHQRESYRVSTPGFFKEDERQFQRWDDQHILQLRQEFLRLKDAVVLYTMHPWERDARLFKEALLLKVPQLKVLIETACTRSSEELLGARRAYHSLFEHSIEEDIAFHIQTPERKLLVALVSSYRYEGPRVNDDLAKSEAKVFVNALKDAKKNLIEDEEIVRILSHRSKLHLKVLYSHYKEMTDNYLDEDLDGCLILKQVVQCLCSPQTYFSKILIESLRLDVDESAKDSVTRVIVTRADDDMKQIKEEFHSKYGTTLPAKIEEVANGSYKNFLLTIVAKSE from the exons ATGGCAGAGGCTAATGCGTATGCAGCTCTCACCAAAGCTTTCTCAG GACTTGGTGTGGATGAGAATTTATTCATCTCAACATTGGGGAATTGGAATCGGCATCAGAGGGAATCCTATAGGGTAAGCACTCCAGGATTTTTCAAAGAAGATGAACGCCAATTTCAGAGATGGGATGATCAACATATTCTTCAGCTTCGCCAAGAATTTTTGCGTCTTaag GATGCCGTTGTGTTGTACACAATGCACCCATGGGAAAGAGATGCTCGCTTGTTTAAGGAGGCATTATTATTGAAAGTACCTCAACTTAAGGTTTTAATTGAGACTGCTTGTACTAGATCTTCTGAAGAGCTTTTGGGTGCAAGAAGAGCCTATCATTCCCTCTTTGAACATTCAATAGAGGAAGACATTGCCTTCCATATCCAAACTCCTGAAAGAAAG CTTCTAGTTGCTCTAGTGAGTTCCTACCGTTATGAAGGGCCAAGAGTAAATGACGATCTTGCAAAATCTGAGGCTAAGGTATTTGTGAATGCTCTAAAAGATGCTAAGAAAAATCTCATTGAGGATGAAGAGATTGTGAGGATCCTTTCACACAGAAGCAAGCTCCATCTTAAGGTCCTCTATAGCCACTACAAGGAAATGACAGACAACTACCTAGACGAG GATCTTGATGGTTGCTTGATCTTGAAACAAGTAGTTCAATGCCTTTGTTCACCTCAAACATACTTCAGCAag ATTTTGATCGAGTCCTTAAGATTGGATGTGGATGAATCTGCTAAAGACTCAGTCACCCGAGTCATCGTTACAAGAGCAGACGATGATATgaagcaaatcaaagaagaatttcACAGCAAATATGGAACTACCTTACCTGCAAAGATCGAAGAAGTTGCCAATGGAAGTTATAAGAATTTCTTGCTTACTATAGTTGCAAAATCTGAGTAA